The following proteins are co-located in the Dehalococcoides mccartyi 195 genome:
- a CDS encoding cob(I)yrinic acid a,c-diamide adenosyltransferase has translation MFKVSGKPQPGLVQVFYGDGRGKTSAAMGEIVRAVSAGLRVTVVFFMKGERRNAEYSSLKALGVEYAVFGRSSFLSGADARAEDARLCRQALKFAEGQISSGKWDLVVLDEINNARYYGFIETEDILKLLSVKPARTSLVLTGKTADKEVAAKADLVAEFRKLKHPYDRGILARAGIDY, from the coding sequence GTGTTTAAGGTATCTGGGAAGCCCCAGCCCGGTCTTGTACAGGTCTTTTACGGTGACGGGCGGGGCAAGACCTCGGCCGCTATGGGTGAGATTGTGCGGGCTGTTTCTGCCGGGCTCAGGGTTACGGTAGTGTTCTTTATGAAAGGCGAACGCCGGAATGCCGAATATAGTTCCTTAAAAGCTCTGGGGGTGGAATACGCTGTTTTTGGCCGGAGCAGTTTTTTAAGCGGTGCAGACGCCCGGGCAGAAGATGCCAGACTTTGCCGTCAGGCTCTTAAGTTTGCCGAAGGGCAGATAAGTTCGGGTAAATGGGATTTGGTGGTGCTGGACGAAATAAACAATGCCCGTTACTACGGCTTTATAGAAACAGAGGATATTTTAAAACTGCTTTCCGTCAAACCGGCCCGTACCTCACTGGTGCTTACCGGCAAAACGGCGGACAAAGAGGTAGCGGCAAAAGCAGACCTGGTGGCTGAATTTCGCAAACTGAAGCACCCGTATGACCGGGGTATTTTAGCCCGGGCGGGTATAGACTATTAG
- the cbiB gene encoding adenosylcobinamide-phosphate synthase CbiB, translating to MNEYILILILAVLWDLALAEPPAAIHLTVWIGRVISLVEKAGLKIRSRALQYIFGMAASLFLIALFGWLTYLLLDYLGGLSFALYLIAAFLILKTTFCLRFNARMSLLVEKYLKGGDYRIESAAPEIRYLLTTVERDKEDGFAPPMISSTIRSLAENASDFLVAPLFYFLILGVPGAVAYRVCNTLDGMLGHRGEYEYLGKFAACLDDIINYLPSRLTGLMFILAAFVSGMDGQNAWRIALRDQSKTESPNAGWPMASVAGALGVRLERAGHYALGDAAKPLSPGHIGQAVRLFGVMSAISIAISTGILLAVYLISLN from the coding sequence ATGAACGAATATATCCTGATACTTATTCTGGCTGTCCTTTGGGATTTGGCTCTGGCTGAGCCTCCGGCGGCTATCCACCTGACTGTCTGGATAGGGCGGGTGATTTCGCTGGTGGAGAAGGCAGGGCTTAAGATACGCAGTCGCGCCCTGCAGTATATCTTCGGCATGGCGGCCTCTTTGTTCCTGATAGCTTTATTCGGCTGGCTGACTTATCTGCTGCTTGATTATCTGGGCGGCCTAAGCTTTGCCTTATACCTGATAGCCGCCTTTTTAATCCTGAAGACCACGTTCTGTTTACGCTTTAACGCCCGCATGTCTTTACTGGTGGAGAAATACCTGAAAGGCGGGGACTACCGGATAGAGAGTGCCGCCCCGGAAATCCGCTATCTTCTGACAACGGTTGAACGTGACAAGGAGGACGGATTTGCTCCGCCCATGATATCCTCCACCATCCGTTCGCTGGCGGAAAACGCTTCGGATTTTCTGGTAGCCCCTCTGTTCTATTTTCTGATTCTGGGTGTGCCGGGGGCGGTGGCCTACCGGGTTTGCAACACCCTGGACGGTATGCTGGGACACCGCGGTGAGTACGAATACCTGGGTAAGTTTGCCGCCTGCCTGGATGATATCATTAACTATCTGCCGTCCAGACTTACCGGGCTGATGTTTATACTGGCGGCTTTTGTTTCGGGGATGGATGGCCAAAACGCCTGGAGGATTGCCCTCAGGGACCAGTCCAAAACCGAAAGCCCCAATGCCGGCTGGCCGATGGCATCTGTTGCCGGAGCACTGGGGGTAAGGCTGGAGCGGGCTGGCCACTATGCGCTGGGGGATGCGGCAAAACCCCTCAGCCCCGGTCACATTGGTCAGGCCGTAAGGCTGTTCGGGGTGATGTCCGCTATCAGCATTGCCATCAGTACGGGCATACTGCTGGCGGTATATTTAATAAGCTTGAACTGA
- a CDS encoding cysteine desulfurase family protein, with protein MDELIYLDNAASTPVDPRVVTAMLPYFTWHYGNPSAIHPMGRRADEALETAREQVAALINCQPEEVIFTSGGTESDNLAISGAAMAGRGRHIITSEIEHHAVLLACHALEKKGFEVTYLPVDSFGQVSPKDVEAAITPQTALVSIMAANNVIGTLQPVAEIGAVCRRQGVIFHTDAVQMAGHLPLDVKRDNIDLLSLSAHKFNGPKGVGILYAKGDVPLAPLILGGGQESGLRSGTENVPGIAGLGLAAGIAALEMQEEAGRVSSLRKKLAEAILGSIPGSRLNGHPQKRLPGNLNISFEGVEGEYLSKELAKQGICVSTGSACSSASHEAPYVLLATGLERDLANCSIRLSLGKMTTPEHIQKTADTLSAVVSQIRRQTPVW; from the coding sequence ATGGATGAGCTGATTTACCTGGATAATGCCGCCAGTACCCCGGTTGACCCGAGGGTAGTTACGGCTATGCTGCCTTACTTTACCTGGCACTACGGAAACCCCTCGGCTATTCACCCCATGGGTCGCAGGGCGGACGAGGCTCTGGAAACCGCCCGTGAGCAGGTGGCCGCCCTGATTAACTGCCAGCCGGAAGAGGTTATCTTTACCAGCGGCGGCACCGAATCAGACAATCTGGCTATCAGCGGTGCGGCGATGGCTGGCCGGGGCAGACACATTATTACCTCGGAGATTGAGCACCATGCCGTGCTCTTAGCCTGTCATGCCCTGGAAAAGAAGGGCTTTGAGGTTACCTATCTGCCGGTGGACTCCTTCGGGCAGGTTTCTCCTAAGGACGTGGAGGCGGCCATTACTCCCCAAACGGCTTTGGTAAGCATTATGGCGGCCAATAATGTAATCGGCACCCTTCAGCCTGTAGCTGAAATAGGGGCTGTCTGCCGCCGTCAGGGAGTTATTTTCCATACCGATGCCGTCCAGATGGCCGGTCACCTGCCGCTGGATGTAAAGCGGGATAACATAGACCTTTTATCCCTGTCTGCCCACAAGTTTAACGGCCCCAAAGGGGTGGGAATACTCTATGCCAAGGGCGATGTGCCTTTAGCCCCGCTTATTCTGGGCGGTGGGCAGGAAAGCGGCCTGCGTTCGGGTACGGAAAATGTGCCCGGTATTGCGGGACTGGGGCTGGCAGCCGGGATAGCCGCACTGGAAATGCAAGAAGAGGCGGGCAGGGTTTCCTCCCTTCGTAAAAAACTGGCCGAAGCCATACTGGGGTCTATTCCCGGCAGCCGCCTTAACGGCCACCCCCAAAAGCGTCTGCCCGGTAATCTGAATATCAGTTTTGAAGGAGTGGAGGGAGAATACCTGAGCAAGGAACTAGCCAAGCAGGGTATCTGCGTATCTACCGGTTCGGCCTGCAGTTCGGCAAGCCACGAAGCCCCTTATGTGCTTCTGGCGACCGGCCTTGAGCGTGATCTGGCTAACTGCTCTATCCGCCTTTCTCTGGGTAAAATGACCACCCCGGAGCATATTCAAAAAACCGCAGATACTTTGAGTGCGGTAGTCAGCCAAATCCGCCGGCAAACCCCGGTCTGGTAG
- a CDS encoding adenosylcobinamide amidohydrolase, whose product MQLKNTGYSPVTLEREVCSLPGVKAEVFSTRVWDAPANLLAVFFDEDHAALSGTDGYGSIRLVCNCYLPKDLCDYLHFNHKDYDDYLKDLKQEMASFYSLETQEIFMLSTGVSMDEVCYTLESGDKLWVCAWVTAGFKHNAMRIGVDKGAGLEVEGECQPCGTINIITATNARLDSAALASSFVTVTEAKVVALQDLNIHSSFNPALQATGTGTDQIVAVSGWDFGCRYVGGHTRLGEMTARAVTSACRKALSIQLAKDPNYHSGGKK is encoded by the coding sequence ATGCAACTGAAAAATACAGGGTATTCACCGGTAACTTTGGAAAGGGAGGTCTGTTCTTTGCCGGGTGTAAAAGCCGAAGTGTTTTCCACTCGTGTCTGGGATGCCCCGGCTAATCTGCTGGCGGTCTTTTTTGATGAAGACCATGCCGCCCTTTCAGGTACAGACGGCTACGGCAGCATCCGGCTGGTCTGCAACTGCTACCTGCCAAAAGATTTGTGTGATTACCTTCATTTCAACCACAAAGATTACGATGATTATTTAAAAGACCTGAAGCAAGAGATGGCCTCATTTTACAGTCTTGAAACCCAGGAAATCTTCATGCTGTCCACCGGGGTCAGCATGGACGAAGTTTGTTATACTCTTGAATCCGGGGATAAGCTCTGGGTCTGCGCCTGGGTTACGGCCGGTTTTAAGCATAATGCCATGCGGATAGGGGTGGATAAAGGCGCAGGACTGGAGGTTGAAGGGGAATGCCAGCCCTGCGGAACTATAAATATCATTACCGCCACTAATGCCCGGCTGGACTCTGCCGCTCTGGCTTCCAGCTTTGTGACTGTTACCGAAGCCAAGGTGGTGGCCCTGCAGGACCTTAATATCCACAGTTCATTTAATCCGGCCTTGCAGGCAACTGGCACTGGTACTGACCAGATAGTAGCGGTTTCCGGCTGGGATTTTGGCTGCCGCTATGTCGGCGGGCATACCCGGCTGGGGGAAATGACGGCCAGAGCGGTTACCTCCGCCTGCCGGAAAGCCCTCAGCATCCAGCTGGCCAAAGACCCCAATTATCACTCCGGGGGTAAAAAATGA
- a CDS encoding ABC transporter substrate-binding protein, giving the protein MSTAAKYATRQITDQAGRQVHFGCLPQRIISLAPSLTEIVYALGAEDLLKGVTDYCDYPPEAKNKPRAGGYSTVDVDQIGKIQPDLILAGQIHLKDIVPRLEALGYPVLVLEPSTVEGLLETIRIVGKCTGRAKAAELLAESLGRRTDFITAKIASLSPENRPLVYVLHECQTWKTFGSDTIGDTLIEMAGGYNIGRDFGRYYPYPAKEDIKLKNPDIIIAETGYGDNPREPLNIALGEPVLAEVTARRTGRVFGIHSDLVSRAGPRMVDGLECLAHLIHPELFPAKPAVCCGRVYIAGVGPGLAKWVSPRVKELVAEADILVGWKQDLQPVKGLIKSQKLKNQAEPLSFALCYVY; this is encoded by the coding sequence ATGAGTACAGCTGCCAAATACGCCACCCGCCAGATAACTGACCAGGCCGGACGCCAGGTTCATTTCGGCTGCTTGCCCCAGCGGATTATATCCCTTGCCCCCAGCCTGACCGAAATAGTGTATGCCCTGGGAGCGGAAGACCTTTTAAAGGGCGTGACTGACTACTGTGATTACCCTCCCGAAGCCAAAAACAAGCCCAGGGCTGGCGGTTACAGTACAGTTGACGTCGACCAGATTGGCAAAATACAGCCGGATTTGATACTGGCCGGGCAGATACACTTAAAAGATATTGTCCCCCGGCTGGAGGCGCTGGGTTATCCGGTGCTGGTGCTTGAACCAAGCACGGTAGAAGGTTTGCTGGAAACTATCCGGATAGTGGGCAAGTGTACCGGGCGGGCTAAGGCCGCTGAACTGCTGGCGGAGTCACTGGGCAGGCGGACAGACTTTATAACCGCCAAAATCGCTTCCCTGTCACCGGAAAACCGCCCCCTGGTTTATGTTTTGCATGAATGCCAGACCTGGAAAACCTTTGGTTCGGATACCATAGGGGATACCCTGATTGAGATGGCCGGGGGGTATAATATCGGGCGGGATTTCGGCCGTTATTATCCGTATCCTGCCAAAGAGGATATTAAACTCAAAAACCCGGATATTATTATTGCCGAAACCGGTTACGGGGATAACCCCCGGGAACCGCTTAATATCGCCCTTGGCGAGCCTGTTCTGGCAGAGGTAACCGCCCGCCGGACCGGGCGGGTCTTTGGTATCCACAGTGACCTGGTCAGCCGGGCAGGCCCCCGGATGGTGGACGGGCTGGAGTGTCTGGCTCACCTTATTCACCCGGAGTTATTTCCGGCCAAACCTGCCGTTTGCTGCGGCCGGGTCTATATAGCCGGGGTAGGGCCGGGTTTGGCTAAGTGGGTTTCACCCAGAGTGAAAGAGCTGGTGGCCGAGGCGGATATACTGGTGGGTTGGAAACAGGACTTGCAACCTGTAAAGGGTCTGATTAAAAGTCAAAAGCTAAAAAACCAGGCGGAGCCACTCTCCTTTGCATTATGTTATGTATATTAG
- a CDS encoding LexA family protein, with amino-acid sequence MKIGAMEDKSSIGITLKELRKKIGMTQSELARRSGVDRAYISQLESGKTYSATLGIAQKLARGLDISTSALLGEKEESLGNLLSRAQAISRRMDDIEFIPVIGYIPAGYPELVDEEAASDYVPVPKELLKNASKRVYALRVSGESLKGDGIENGDIIIVDKDSEMFEGKIYAVRTAHNEVTAKHLYLNNGQIILRSSNGDYKDLVMTNADILGRVIASIKRF; translated from the coding sequence GTGAAAATAGGTGCTATGGAAGATAAGTCATCAATAGGTATAACGCTCAAAGAGTTACGCAAAAAAATAGGTATGACGCAGAGTGAATTAGCCCGGAGATCAGGTGTAGATCGTGCCTACATATCCCAATTGGAAAGCGGGAAAACATATAGTGCTACACTTGGAATTGCGCAGAAGTTAGCGCGTGGACTTGATATTTCGACATCAGCATTATTGGGTGAGAAAGAAGAATCTCTTGGTAATTTATTAAGCCGCGCACAAGCAATATCCAGAAGAATGGATGATATTGAATTCATCCCAGTAATTGGTTATATACCCGCAGGATATCCGGAATTAGTAGATGAAGAGGCAGCATCTGATTATGTTCCTGTCCCAAAGGAATTATTAAAAAATGCGAGTAAGAGAGTGTATGCGTTGAGAGTGAGCGGTGAGAGCCTCAAAGGGGATGGGATTGAAAACGGCGATATAATCATTGTTGATAAAGATTCAGAGATGTTTGAAGGTAAAATTTATGCCGTTCGTACAGCGCATAATGAAGTGACTGCAAAACATCTATATTTGAATAATGGACAGATTATTCTGCGGTCCTCAAATGGAGATTATAAAGATTTAGTTATGACTAACGCTGATATATTGGGAAGAGTTATTGCTTCTATCAAAAGATTCTAA
- a CDS encoding CHC2 zinc finger domain-containing protein, producing the protein MTTATRKYTIDDILAKLQGVKKNGSGWMACCPAHADKNPSLSVCEKSGKILIKCFAGCSYETIMSALDMPVNDAMPKTAKSSKKNSPLGRIVMAYPYEQKDGSIYYEHVRYQPKTFRFRRPDQNGYYINNMDGIDHILYRLPNLVRGIAEGKSVYIAEGEKDVDNIRGLNLVATCNDCGAGKWEDKYSDELKGAPQVIIIADKDEPGRKHASEVALSVHNRGVPVKIIEMPGEFQKTEDGYTGVKDFSDWLNAGGTASQLEKLVAEAPVYVPPLIQDSLREISGERYCVENGRVCLIKGGRDGSLTLPLCNFTARVTEEITRDNGVEVSKFFRILGHDYAGNNLPAIEVSASSFPGLNWVVSEWGMRAIIGAGQSVKDCLREAMQLLSQNAQSRHIYTHTGWRHINGQDIFLSQGGAIGCDGVDVDLEPQLQRYFLGTPDPEKLRESVRASLNFLYIADLSVTLPLWTTMYLSPLAEALEPAFTLWLVAVSGSYKSTLSALALCHFGDFDNNHLPASWRDTGNQLEKLLFTAKDLPLVIDDWAPGQDNNKKRELEAKAEHIIRAQGNHQGRGRMRSDTTSRLSYYPRGMLVTSGEHTPSGHSHTARIISVRLEKEMVDLGLMTEAQTKDRHLYRQAMANYIAWLQPNWLERKCELRQKFTQLRAEITNELSDCKIHSRLPDVVAILLIALSTALEFAKSTGELKADEYDLFMNEGRRYFMDMAKEQGEMVEEQRPGQRAIEAIQASLRIGTAVLRNKNDAALTELPSGKTAIGWRDYMNGHTLLDPAATYQVIVQHCAKSNNPYTINELETWRDLNRMGFTEASNDGRPTVMARVTAIPKSFRVVKVKNEAIGLAKTTSLPLEGMENV; encoded by the coding sequence ATGACAACAGCAACACGTAAATATACGATAGACGATATACTGGCCAAACTCCAGGGCGTCAAAAAGAACGGCTCCGGCTGGATGGCCTGCTGCCCTGCGCATGCCGATAAAAACCCGTCACTATCAGTATGCGAAAAGAGTGGCAAGATTTTGATCAAATGCTTTGCCGGATGTAGCTATGAGACGATCATGTCCGCGTTGGATATGCCTGTTAATGATGCAATGCCCAAAACTGCCAAGTCATCCAAGAAAAATTCACCGCTGGGTCGGATAGTTATGGCATACCCGTATGAGCAAAAAGACGGATCCATATACTACGAGCATGTACGCTACCAGCCAAAAACCTTCAGATTTAGACGCCCGGATCAGAACGGGTACTACATCAATAATATGGATGGGATAGACCATATTTTGTACCGGCTGCCTAATCTGGTACGCGGGATAGCTGAAGGTAAATCAGTCTACATTGCTGAAGGTGAAAAGGACGTTGATAACATACGAGGCTTAAACTTGGTCGCAACGTGTAATGATTGTGGCGCCGGCAAGTGGGAAGACAAATATTCTGATGAATTAAAAGGTGCGCCTCAAGTGATCATTATCGCCGATAAAGACGAACCCGGCCGCAAACATGCCTCCGAGGTCGCCCTATCCGTACATAACAGAGGCGTACCGGTAAAAATTATAGAGATGCCGGGTGAATTCCAGAAGACTGAGGACGGCTATACAGGGGTTAAGGACTTTTCCGACTGGCTGAATGCCGGCGGAACTGCCTCCCAGCTGGAAAAACTGGTAGCCGAGGCACCGGTCTATGTACCGCCGCTAATACAGGACTCCCTCCGTGAGATATCCGGAGAGCGGTATTGTGTGGAAAACGGCAGGGTCTGTCTAATAAAAGGCGGCAGAGATGGATCGCTGACTCTCCCCCTGTGTAATTTTACAGCCAGGGTAACAGAAGAAATAACCAGAGACAACGGGGTAGAAGTATCCAAGTTTTTCCGGATACTTGGCCATGATTACGCCGGTAATAATCTGCCCGCTATTGAGGTGTCTGCATCATCTTTCCCTGGATTAAACTGGGTAGTATCAGAATGGGGAATGCGGGCCATCATAGGCGCCGGTCAGAGCGTTAAAGACTGCCTCAGAGAGGCTATGCAGCTGCTCTCCCAAAACGCCCAATCCCGTCATATATATACCCATACCGGCTGGCGTCATATTAACGGGCAAGATATATTCCTCTCCCAGGGCGGGGCTATAGGCTGTGATGGAGTGGATGTAGACCTGGAACCCCAGCTGCAGAGGTATTTCCTGGGCACACCGGACCCGGAGAAATTAAGGGAATCTGTCCGGGCCAGCCTGAACTTTCTCTATATCGCTGACTTGTCCGTTACCCTGCCGCTTTGGACAACGATGTATCTGTCTCCGCTGGCCGAAGCCCTTGAACCGGCTTTTACCTTATGGCTGGTGGCTGTGTCCGGCAGTTATAAATCAACTCTGTCTGCGTTGGCACTCTGCCATTTCGGAGATTTTGACAATAACCATCTGCCGGCGTCTTGGCGGGATACCGGTAACCAGCTGGAAAAACTGTTGTTCACCGCTAAGGACCTGCCGCTGGTTATAGATGACTGGGCACCTGGTCAGGATAACAATAAGAAACGCGAGTTGGAAGCTAAAGCTGAGCATATCATTCGTGCCCAGGGCAATCACCAGGGGCGCGGCCGGATGCGCTCAGACACAACCTCACGCCTGAGTTATTATCCCCGCGGTATGTTGGTTACATCAGGTGAGCATACACCCTCCGGCCATTCCCATACCGCCCGTATTATCAGCGTGCGGTTGGAAAAGGAAATGGTTGACCTCGGCTTAATGACCGAGGCTCAGACTAAGGACCGCCACCTATACCGCCAGGCCATGGCCAACTATATCGCCTGGTTACAACCGAACTGGCTTGAGCGCAAATGTGAACTCCGGCAGAAATTTACCCAGCTGCGGGCTGAGATTACCAATGAATTAAGCGACTGCAAAATACATTCCCGCCTGCCGGATGTAGTAGCCATCCTTCTGATTGCGCTGTCTACCGCTTTAGAGTTTGCTAAATCTACTGGAGAGCTTAAGGCAGACGAATACGATTTATTCATGAATGAGGGCCGCCGTTATTTCATGGACATGGCCAAGGAGCAGGGCGAAATGGTTGAGGAACAACGCCCAGGTCAGAGAGCTATTGAGGCTATCCAGGCATCGCTGCGTATCGGTACGGCAGTATTACGCAATAAAAATGATGCCGCGCTGACTGAGTTGCCATCAGGTAAGACCGCTATCGGCTGGCGGGATTATATGAACGGGCATACCCTGCTGGATCCGGCCGCCACTTACCAGGTAATAGTCCAGCACTGCGCAAAGTCCAACAATCCATATACCATCAACGAGCTGGAAACATGGCGGGATTTAAACCGCATGGGATTTACTGAGGCCTCCAATGACGGCAGGCCTACGGTCATGGCCAGAGTAACGGCTATCCCGAAGTCATTCCGGGTAGTCAAGGTTAAAAATGAGGCTATCGGATTGGCTAAAACAACATCCCTGCCGCTGGAAGGCATGGAAAATGTGTAA
- a CDS encoding recombinase family protein, whose product MKVALYARVSTRDKNQDPEVQLMELRKYCQENGMEITREYIDHASANDFVRRTAWKQLLVDASARKFRGLLVWKLDRAFRDITVATSSVKMLRNAGIDFIVTTVPVLSVQGPAGDLMFNIYAAFAQFEKDTIIERVNAGLSRAKAKGKAFGRPRKAIDFNKVLEAHEIACSRVNRITKENQGYSETARILSEQTGLRITAGWVYNRIKAGN is encoded by the coding sequence ATGAAAGTCGCGTTATATGCCAGGGTAAGCACTCGGGATAAAAATCAGGATCCGGAAGTCCAACTGATGGAGCTGCGGAAATATTGCCAGGAAAACGGCATGGAAATAACCAGGGAATATATAGATCATGCCTCGGCCAATGATTTCGTCCGCAGGACGGCATGGAAACAGTTGTTAGTGGATGCATCTGCCCGAAAGTTTCGGGGGTTACTGGTGTGGAAACTTGACCGGGCATTCCGCGACATTACGGTGGCCACCTCGTCCGTTAAAATGCTGCGCAATGCCGGCATAGATTTTATTGTTACCACTGTCCCTGTTCTTTCAGTCCAAGGTCCAGCTGGAGACCTGATGTTTAACATCTATGCCGCTTTTGCCCAGTTTGAAAAGGACACCATTATTGAAAGAGTTAACGCCGGACTTTCAAGAGCAAAGGCTAAGGGTAAGGCATTCGGTCGCCCAAGAAAGGCAATAGACTTCAATAAGGTTTTGGAAGCCCACGAGATAGCCTGCTCACGGGTTAACCGGATTACTAAAGAAAATCAGGGTTATTCCGAGACGGCGAGGATATTGAGCGAGCAGACCGGGCTAAGAATTACAGCCGGTTGGGTCTATAACCGGATAAAGGCCGGCAATTAA
- a CDS encoding DUF2341 domain-containing protein, whose translation MLRRLVKFISVIVLLAGLIIQPAASVTAADQLTVHFERIYESPVSVTFRVTITNEGKALPDLPLEVLFDGLNVSDLSRLTITELTINEYQVSYPTQFETIEESYTATGKLVLSIDASGQTLYQDVSLPVMDKSGNLVSSGGEIIKSGAYDRIDQKTGTVYWFTDIPVAWQTSTIQEIIPIELADWTAKSKSLKDNKLKTSISLPEKSLEKNPKGDTGWGSGTRVWDVTLSLPLLTTDSGWGSQGLMKWDLAGTIYYDDTNSSWWNNNWLYRRFIALDMTTISETLTNFPVYIKLDSTNFDFSRAQDNGEDIRFTDGVSNLDYEIVSWDSVSETAEIYVKNPVQLANVATDGIYMYYGNKAVSDGQNPAGVWSNGYVAVYHMSDASSTLINSSVGSLPGTKSGDMAAQTAGLLGYAQYFDGINDQIIVAYNAILDITSGSVEAIILPDSAGTDGYIFAKGNPALGYYCNTRYIGSINRIEWAGPSAVQSNNVFTDTDWTYISFTCNGRAISFYHNGTAAGSQTLSSDPDTNTDGLYIGNRMGGSSGSTYFDGLIDELRISGVVRSAAWLAATNLNLMSPDTFLIFGTEEGKPADPANLSADISGNNIELTWVKGDLSLSTVIVRGSLHYPESPDDGLVVYDGPAESFTDTGAAGELSTHYYRAWGYSGWGYSDGYSQDRTEGIMIGVIITLGLIAIAYIKRDIIMTIIAGISLLLLGYGIIDPDIGGNAIIQALPIILMSVYMIIRAAIYATNRREV comes from the coding sequence ATGCTGCGGCGGTTAGTTAAATTTATATCTGTTATAGTCCTGCTGGCTGGCCTGATTATTCAGCCGGCTGCTTCGGTAACAGCAGCTGACCAGCTGACCGTCCACTTCGAGCGTATCTACGAAAGCCCGGTCAGTGTGACCTTCCGTGTCACTATCACCAATGAGGGTAAAGCCCTGCCCGACCTGCCGCTTGAAGTCCTATTTGACGGATTGAATGTCTCAGACCTATCTCGTCTTACTATTACAGAGCTGACCATAAATGAATATCAGGTCAGTTACCCTACCCAGTTTGAAACTATTGAAGAGAGTTATACTGCTACCGGTAAATTGGTACTCAGTATAGATGCCAGCGGCCAGACCCTATACCAGGATGTTTCACTTCCGGTTATGGATAAATCAGGTAACCTGGTTTCATCCGGAGGGGAAATTATCAAATCAGGTGCCTATGATAGGATAGATCAGAAAACAGGTACGGTGTACTGGTTTACGGATATCCCGGTTGCCTGGCAAACCAGTACTATACAGGAGATTATCCCTATAGAATTGGCTGACTGGACAGCAAAATCCAAGTCTCTTAAGGACAATAAACTTAAGACCTCTATATCTTTACCTGAAAAGAGCCTGGAAAAGAACCCTAAAGGTGATACCGGCTGGGGCAGCGGTACCCGGGTATGGGACGTCACCTTATCTCTTCCCCTGCTGACTACTGATAGCGGATGGGGCAGTCAGGGACTGATGAAATGGGATTTAGCCGGCACAATCTACTATGATGATACTAACTCCAGCTGGTGGAATAATAACTGGCTGTACCGCCGTTTTATCGCCCTGGATATGACCACAATCTCCGAAACTCTGACCAATTTCCCGGTGTATATCAAACTGGATTCCACCAATTTTGATTTTAGCCGGGCACAGGATAATGGAGAGGATATCCGTTTTACAGATGGGGTGAGTAACCTGGATTATGAGATTGTCAGCTGGGATTCTGTATCTGAAACAGCTGAGATTTATGTCAAGAATCCTGTTCAGCTGGCCAATGTGGCTACTGATGGCATATATATGTACTACGGGAATAAGGCCGTCAGTGATGGACAGAATCCCGCCGGTGTCTGGTCAAACGGATATGTGGCTGTGTACCATATGTCTGATGCCAGCTCTACCCTAATAAATAGCTCCGTAGGCAGCCTGCCAGGTACTAAATCCGGCGATATGGCCGCACAAACCGCCGGACTGCTGGGGTATGCCCAGTACTTTGACGGAATAAATGACCAGATAATCGTTGCCTATAATGCCATTCTGGATATTACCAGCGGCAGCGTAGAAGCGATTATCCTGCCTGACAGCGCCGGTACAGACGGCTATATCTTTGCTAAGGGCAACCCTGCCCTGGGCTACTACTGCAATACCCGCTATATTGGCAGCATAAACCGGATAGAATGGGCGGGACCATCAGCTGTCCAGAGTAATAATGTTTTTACCGATACTGACTGGACATATATTTCGTTTACCTGCAATGGCCGGGCTATCAGCTTCTACCATAACGGCACTGCCGCCGGATCACAGACCCTGAGCTCTGACCCGGACACTAATACTGACGGGTTATATATTGGCAACCGGATGGGCGGCAGCAGCGGCAGCACCTATTTTGACGGTCTGATTGATGAACTGCGTATCTCGGGTGTTGTCCGCTCGGCTGCCTGGTTGGCTGCTACTAATTTAAACCTTATGTCTCCGGATACTTTCCTCATTTTCGGCACAGAAGAGGGAAAGCCGGCAGATCCGGCTAACCTCTCAGCTGATATCTCAGGAAATAATATTGAACTGACCTGGGTAAAAGGTGACCTGTCCCTGTCTACGGTCATTGTACGGGGCAGTCTGCATTATCCGGAATCACCAGATGATGGCCTGGTAGTATATGACGGCCCGGCTGAAAGCTTCACCGATACCGGTGCTGCCGGAGAACTAAGCACTCACTACTACAGAGCCTGGGGATATTCCGGCTGGGGATATTCGGACGGATACAGCCAGGACAGAACGGAGGGAATCATGATTGGAGTTATCATTACCCTGGGACTGATAGCTATTGCCTATATAAAGCGGGATATCATTATGACTATTATCGCCGGGATATCCCTGCTGCTCTTAGGCTACGGCATTATAGATCCGGATATTGGCGGAAATGCCATTATACAGGCTCTGCCTATTATCCTGATGAGTGTTTACATGATAATCCGGGCAGCCATCTACGCTACTAACAGAAGAGAGGTATGA